Below is a window of Caldisericia bacterium DNA.
ATTAGACCTTCTACTTGTCAAATACCTTACAGAGTTTTTGTATCTGTTTGATGTGGAGTTTTTTGTTCCTTCCCGGGTTGAGATTGATTACATAGATGAAAAAAGTGTGAGGGGGAGTGTTTATGGTGAAAAATTTGATGAGAGAAAACACGAAATAAAATATAGCGTGAAAGCCATAACACTCCACAACCTCCATATAGAAAAGGAGAAGAACATCTACAAAGTCGAGATAATATTTGACATATAATATTAATGAGATATAATTATATGGTTTAGAAAATTCTAAACCATAATTTAAAAATTGACCTCCTTTAAGAAAACTAAATTTAATATA
It encodes the following:
- a CDS encoding archease, encoding MKRYEFFPHTADIGVRVFGKTLKELFENASFALFSVMFERGGEERERRSFDISSSSLDLLLVKYLTEFLYLFDVEFFVPSRVEIDYIDEKSVRGSVYGEKFDERKHEIKYSVKAITLHNLHIEKEKNIYKVEIIFDI